From the genome of Rhizobium binae, one region includes:
- a CDS encoding adenylate/guanylate cyclase domain-containing protein: MSETRRKLTTIFCADVQGYTRLMGADEEGTLATLKRCREAMGRLIASHGGRVINTWGDGLIADFPSVVEAVRAAVDTQNELAGFNARRPEDGRMLFRIGINLGDVIVEGDDIYGDGVNIAARLQASAAPGGIVISSTVYDQVRNKVAVAFEFLGPLIVKNVQDGVPSYAVKIGDGSDGAPPFQRPAAPRPQPAAAIAETKPVPERRRLFSVLGVIGIVLVGINLLTWDGVFWARFPLLAFGVIAAFVWNRDQRRFDRRMTALAIVAIGIVGINVLTWSGTFWAVWPILGIAAAFGLRWSMRR; this comes from the coding sequence ATGAGTGAAACCCGGCGCAAGCTGACGACGATCTTCTGTGCTGACGTGCAGGGTTATACGCGGCTGATGGGAGCCGACGAGGAGGGGACGCTTGCGACCCTGAAGCGCTGCCGCGAGGCAATGGGGCGGCTGATCGCAAGCCATGGCGGCCGTGTCATCAATACTTGGGGCGATGGGCTGATCGCCGATTTTCCGAGCGTGGTCGAGGCGGTACGCGCGGCCGTCGATACGCAGAATGAACTTGCCGGATTCAACGCCCGCCGCCCGGAAGACGGGCGCATGCTCTTCCGCATCGGCATCAATCTCGGCGATGTGATCGTCGAGGGCGACGACATCTATGGCGACGGCGTCAACATCGCCGCGCGTCTGCAGGCTTCCGCCGCGCCTGGGGGCATCGTCATATCCAGCACGGTCTACGACCAGGTGCGCAACAAGGTGGCTGTCGCTTTCGAATTTCTCGGGCCGCTGATCGTCAAGAACGTCCAAGACGGCGTGCCGAGCTATGCGGTGAAGATCGGCGACGGAAGCGACGGGGCGCCGCCTTTCCAACGGCCAGCCGCGCCCCGGCCGCAGCCGGCGGCGGCGATCGCCGAGACGAAGCCGGTGCCGGAGAGGCGAAGACTGTTCAGCGTGCTCGGCGTCATCGGCATCGTGCTGGTCGGCATCAACCTCCTTACATGGGATGGCGTTTTCTGGGCTCGCTTTCCCTTGCTCGCCTTCGGCGTCATTGCCGCGTTTGTCTGGAACCGCGACCAGCGGCGTTTCGACCGCAGGATGACCGCGCTCGCAATCGTGGCGATCGGTATTGTCGGCATCAATGTCCTGACCTGGAGCGGGACGTTTTGGGCCGTGTGGCCGATACTCGGGATTGCAGCGGCGTTCGGCCTGCGATGGTCGATGCGCCGATAG
- a CDS encoding efflux RND transporter periplasmic adaptor subunit: protein MAFWKQFILSLIVIIAGFAAWVFFAPGAGDSMRSAGIPGNLVSMVAPKTGQAADADASRAERQQRGQEQGQGQNRRSGGGRNSAILVATEAVVQGVVNDRLNAIGTGDAIRSVAVTPQATGTIREILIKSGDRVKAGQVLAKLDSEEQVIARGQADVAVRAAVEKSNLYHNIKSSVSRMDVFDSEIAEQGARLQLQAAELNLARRNIIAPIDGIVGIVPVNIGDNVTTTTPIVTLDDRSEILVDFWVPERFANTVAVGQPVEAMSVAKPGQVFSGAIEAVDNRIDAASRTLRLRARIDNSSDELRAGMSFSVSMKFPGDKYPAVDPQSVQWDSQGSFVWQVTDDKSHKVRVSIVQRNPDFILVNADLKDGDKIVTQGLQRVREGGAVRVSADIAANAEVATQ from the coding sequence ATGGCCTTTTGGAAGCAGTTTATACTTTCGCTCATCGTCATCATTGCCGGTTTTGCCGCGTGGGTTTTCTTTGCGCCGGGCGCCGGCGATTCGATGCGCTCAGCAGGCATTCCCGGCAATCTGGTTTCGATGGTTGCGCCGAAGACCGGACAGGCGGCGGATGCCGATGCTTCCAGGGCGGAACGGCAGCAGCGCGGCCAGGAGCAAGGGCAGGGTCAGAACCGCCGCAGTGGCGGCGGGCGCAACAGCGCGATTCTCGTCGCGACTGAGGCTGTCGTCCAGGGCGTCGTCAACGATCGGCTGAATGCCATCGGCACAGGTGACGCGATCCGTTCGGTCGCCGTGACGCCGCAGGCAACGGGCACGATCCGTGAAATCCTCATCAAGTCGGGCGACAGGGTGAAGGCCGGTCAGGTGCTGGCCAAGCTCGACAGCGAGGAGCAGGTGATCGCCCGCGGCCAGGCGGATGTGGCGGTCAGGGCCGCCGTCGAAAAATCCAATCTCTATCACAACATCAAGTCGAGCGTGTCGCGAATGGACGTGTTCGATTCCGAGATCGCCGAGCAGGGCGCCCGGCTGCAGCTGCAGGCGGCCGAGCTCAACCTCGCGCGGCGCAATATCATCGCCCCGATCGACGGGATCGTCGGCATCGTGCCGGTCAATATCGGCGACAACGTCACGACGACGACGCCGATCGTGACGCTCGACGACCGTTCAGAAATCCTTGTCGATTTCTGGGTGCCCGAGCGCTTTGCCAATACGGTCGCCGTCGGCCAGCCGGTCGAGGCGATGTCGGTCGCAAAACCGGGGCAGGTATTCTCAGGCGCGATCGAGGCCGTCGACAACCGCATCGATGCCGCAAGCCGCACACTTCGCCTGCGTGCCCGGATCGACAACTCATCGGATGAGCTGCGCGCCGGCATGTCCTTCAGCGTCAGCATGAAATTCCCCGGCGACAAATATCCGGCGGTCGATCCGCAGTCCGTGCAGTGGGATTCGCAAGGATCTTTCGTCTGGCAGGTGACCGACGACAAGTCGCATAAGGTGCGGGTGAGCATCGTGCAGCGCAATCCCGACTTCATTCTCGTCAACGCCGATCTCAAGGACGGCGACAAGATCGTGACACAGGGCCTGCAGCGGGTGCGTGAGGGTGGGGCGGTGCGGGTTTCCGCCGATATCGCCGCAAATGCCGAGGTCGCGACGCAATGA
- a CDS encoding SpoVR family protein yields the protein MTMTVRPRDRLLFEGADWDFATLQRIHDACEAIALGELGLDVYPNQIEVITSEQMLDAYSSTGMPLFYRHWSFGKHFAHHETFYRRGMRDLAYEIVINSSPCISYLMEENTATMQTLVTAHAAFGHNHFFKNNYLFKLWTDAEGILDYLDFAKGYITRCEERYGEMAVERTLDAAHALMSHGVHRYAGKTATDLRQEEKRQQERRAHEEQMFNDLWRTVPVGKAKKAGDIGLEKRRAALGLPQDNILYFLEKSAPRLQPWQREILRIVRHVAQYFHPQRQTKVMNEGTATFVHYRIMNRLHERGQISDGNFLEFLKSHANVVFQPSYDDRRFSGFNPYALGFAMMQDIERIVTKPTDEDRAWFPDIAGRGDAMAVLRDVWANYRDESFISQFLSPNLIRQLRLFHLYDDPEQTEGVLVSAIHNERGYLRIRRQLSREYDIGWTDPAIDIVDVDLAGDRRLLLQHIVMNGCYLQENDTKLVLQHLADLWGYDVLLQEIDSSSTVAKEHTASPRKIVQ from the coding sequence ATGACCATGACGGTGAGGCCGAGAGACCGGCTTTTGTTCGAGGGTGCCGACTGGGACTTCGCAACGCTGCAGCGCATTCACGATGCCTGCGAGGCGATTGCGCTCGGCGAACTCGGCCTCGACGTCTATCCGAACCAGATCGAGGTCATCACCTCGGAGCAGATGCTGGATGCTTATTCTTCAACCGGCATGCCGCTCTTTTACCGCCATTGGTCCTTCGGAAAACACTTCGCGCATCACGAAACATTCTACCGCCGCGGGATGCGCGACCTTGCCTATGAGATCGTCATCAACAGTTCCCCCTGCATCTCCTATCTGATGGAAGAGAACACGGCGACGATGCAGACGCTCGTCACCGCCCATGCCGCCTTCGGCCATAATCACTTCTTCAAGAACAACTATCTCTTCAAGCTCTGGACCGATGCCGAGGGAATTCTCGATTACCTCGATTTCGCAAAGGGTTATATCACGCGCTGCGAAGAACGGTATGGCGAGATGGCGGTCGAGCGGACGCTCGATGCCGCGCATGCGCTGATGTCGCACGGAGTGCATCGATACGCAGGCAAGACTGCGACCGATCTTCGCCAGGAGGAGAAGCGGCAGCAGGAGCGCCGCGCCCACGAAGAGCAGATGTTCAACGACCTGTGGCGTACGGTTCCCGTCGGCAAGGCGAAGAAGGCAGGTGACATCGGCTTGGAAAAGCGCCGCGCCGCGCTCGGCCTGCCTCAAGACAATATCCTGTATTTTCTTGAGAAATCTGCGCCGCGATTGCAGCCTTGGCAGCGCGAGATTCTTCGGATCGTGCGCCATGTCGCGCAATACTTCCATCCCCAGCGGCAGACGAAGGTCATGAATGAGGGAACCGCAACCTTCGTCCACTACCGGATCATGAATCGGCTTCACGAGCGGGGGCAGATCAGTGATGGAAACTTCCTCGAATTTCTGAAGTCGCACGCCAATGTCGTCTTCCAGCCAAGCTATGACGACCGGCGGTTTTCGGGTTTCAATCCCTATGCGCTTGGTTTTGCGATGATGCAGGATATCGAGAGGATCGTCACGAAGCCGACGGACGAGGACCGCGCATGGTTCCCAGACATCGCCGGCCGCGGCGATGCAATGGCGGTGCTACGCGACGTCTGGGCCAATTACCGCGACGAGAGTTTCATCAGCCAGTTCCTGAGCCCGAACCTCATCCGGCAATTGCGGCTGTTCCATCTCTACGACGATCCAGAACAGACCGAGGGTGTGCTGGTTTCGGCGATCCACAATGAGCGGGGCTACCTGCGCATCCGCCGCCAGCTCTCCCGCGAATATGATATCGGTTGGACCGATCCGGCCATCGATATCGTCGATGTCGACCTCGCCGGCGATCGCCGGCTGCTGCTGCAGCATATCGTCATGAACGGCTGCTATCTTCAGGAGAACGACACGAAGCTCGTGCTGCAACATCTCGCCGATCTCTGGGGCTACGACGTCTTGCTCCAGGAAATCGACAGTTCGAGCACCGTCGCCAAGGAACATACGGCGAGCCCGCGCAAGATCGTTCAATAA